A genome region from Hymenobacter tibetensis includes the following:
- a CDS encoding glycoside hydrolase family 1 protein, whose protein sequence is MPPAPVRTNPFQSFWMAGYECTDQLNCFGHRVDFLPLTGHLQLLDQDYQDLQQYQLTTVREGIRWSQVEKIPYQYDWSTVRTMLAAGRRHGIQQLWDICHFGYPDDLTPLHPLFAQRFAALCRAFVRFYRSEVPEGELIVTPINEVSFMSWLGGDVRGTTPYCVGQGWEVKRGLMRAYIEGVAAMREIDPSIRILTTEPLVNIIPRSGASRAERIRAAEFHDYQFQTVDMLAGRICPELGGRPEYLDILGFNFYYDNQWELDPHYRIPWAEKPADRRWRSLRQLLAMAHQRYNCPVVVTETSHPGVDRPKWMDMIGRECAATIRMGVPLWGVCLYPILDRPDWDFLDREWHRSGLWDAVLQPDGPPIRVLHEPYAKALQEAQTRVRRASVAPASAEVLI, encoded by the coding sequence ATGCCCCCTGCACCTGTTCGCACCAATCCATTTCAATCATTTTGGATGGCGGGCTACGAATGTACTGACCAGCTCAACTGCTTCGGACACCGCGTCGATTTTCTGCCTCTCACCGGCCATCTTCAATTACTCGATCAGGACTACCAAGACCTGCAGCAGTACCAGCTAACCACGGTGCGCGAAGGCATCCGCTGGAGCCAGGTCGAGAAAATACCCTACCAGTACGACTGGAGCACGGTGCGTACCATGCTGGCCGCCGGGCGCCGCCACGGCATTCAGCAGCTTTGGGACATCTGCCACTTCGGCTACCCCGACGACCTGACGCCCCTGCACCCACTGTTCGCACAGCGCTTCGCGGCATTGTGCCGGGCTTTCGTGCGTTTCTACCGCAGTGAAGTACCAGAGGGCGAACTAATTGTGACACCCATCAACGAGGTTAGCTTTATGAGCTGGCTGGGCGGCGACGTCCGGGGCACCACTCCGTATTGTGTGGGGCAGGGCTGGGAGGTGAAGCGGGGGCTGATGCGGGCCTACATCGAGGGCGTAGCCGCCATGCGCGAAATAGACCCTAGCATTCGAATTCTTACCACGGAACCGCTCGTCAACATCATCCCCCGAAGTGGGGCTAGCCGTGCCGAACGGATCCGAGCCGCCGAATTCCACGACTACCAATTCCAAACGGTGGATATGCTGGCGGGCCGCATCTGCCCTGAGTTGGGCGGCCGCCCCGAGTACTTGGATATTCTGGGATTCAACTTCTACTACGACAACCAGTGGGAGCTGGACCCGCACTACCGCATTCCGTGGGCCGAAAAGCCTGCCGACCGACGTTGGCGCTCGTTGCGGCAGCTGCTAGCCATGGCCCACCAACGCTACAACTGCCCAGTAGTGGTAACGGAAACCAGCCACCCCGGCGTTGATCGGCCCAAGTGGATGGACATGATAGGGCGGGAATGCGCTGCGACTATTCGCATGGGGGTTCCGCTTTGGGGCGTGTGCCTCTACCCTATCCTCGACCGGCCCGACTGGGATTTCCTGGACCGTGAATGGCACCGGTCCGGACTCTGGGACGCCGTGCTGCAGCCCGACGGCCCACCCATACGAGTCTTGCACGAGCCCTACGCCAAGGCCCTACAGGAAGCCCAAACTCGTGTTCGGCGCGCCTCGGTGGCACCTGCCAGTGCCGAGGTTCTGATCTAA
- a CDS encoding cation diffusion facilitator family transporter, whose translation MSAGGSKIAIYGAIAANVAIAVSKFVAAFFTGSSAMLSEGIHSLVDSGNGILILYGVRQAEKPADAQHPFGRSKELYFWSLIVAILVFSVGGGMSFYEGVQHLQHPSPITDPTWNYVVLGLSLLFEGISCFLAFREFNKSRGEFGFWQALGRSKDPSVFAILMEDLAALLGLTIALAGVYFGHLLSNPYFDGGASICIGILLVTVAIFLIYKTKGLLVGEGVDDTTLEEVEALARQDHAVEAIRRPLTMYMGPHDVVLALDVDFHDHLSSNEVEQAVRRLQDSVRVKFPDFKRIFIEAKSITDTERAPLPADSAGVSPQI comes from the coding sequence ATGTCTGCTGGGGGTTCTAAGATTGCCATTTACGGAGCTATTGCGGCGAATGTCGCCATTGCCGTTTCCAAATTTGTAGCCGCCTTCTTTACGGGCAGTTCGGCTATGCTGTCCGAAGGAATTCACTCGCTGGTAGACAGTGGCAACGGCATTCTGATTCTGTACGGAGTGAGGCAGGCCGAGAAACCCGCCGATGCCCAACACCCGTTTGGGCGCAGCAAGGAACTGTATTTCTGGTCGTTGATTGTGGCCATCCTGGTGTTTTCAGTGGGTGGCGGCATGTCGTTCTATGAAGGCGTTCAGCACTTGCAGCACCCCTCCCCCATCACCGACCCCACCTGGAACTACGTAGTACTGGGCCTTTCGCTGTTGTTCGAGGGAATATCCTGCTTTTTGGCGTTCCGCGAGTTCAATAAGAGCCGGGGTGAATTTGGCTTCTGGCAAGCCTTGGGTCGCAGCAAAGACCCCTCGGTATTCGCTATTCTGATGGAAGATCTGGCAGCTTTGCTGGGTTTGACTATTGCCCTTGCGGGGGTGTATTTCGGGCACCTGCTCAGCAACCCGTATTTCGATGGCGGCGCTTCCATCTGCATCGGCATCCTGCTCGTAACGGTGGCTATCTTCTTGATATACAAAACCAAAGGATTGCTGGTTGGCGAAGGCGTAGACGACACCACACTGGAAGAGGTGGAAGCACTGGCCCGGCAGGACCACGCCGTGGAAGCCATTCGTCGGCCGCTTACCATGTACATGGGTCCGCATGATGTTGTGCTGGCACTCGACGTTGATTTTCACGACCATCTTTCCTCCAACGAGGTGGAGCAAGCCGTAAGGCGGCTACAAGACTCGGTGCGCGTGAAGTTTCCGGATTTCAAGCGCATCTTCATTGAAGCCAAGTCGATTACGGACACGGAGCGTGCGCCCCTGCCCGCCGACTCAGCGGGTGTTTCGCCTCAGATCTAG
- a CDS encoding APC family permease: protein MAAPSTDPIDPTATTAPLRRRLGLVQATALNMIDMVGIGPFVTLPLVMGFMGPNFLLGWLAGAVLALVDGLIWSELGAAYPEAGGSYRFLKLAYGEQKWGRLMSFLYVWQTLVQAPLVVASGAIGFAQYFSYLVPLNDTWQPKLVSGTVVLLLIALLYRRIDDIGRLGVMLWVGVLGLMGWLIFGGLTHTTYEVAWLPEGGLSGLISWHDGQLTGLLLSAALGQAAVKTIYSYLGYYNVCHLGGEIINPQQVIPRSIFLSILGIMVLYLLLNWSVGTVVPWQEASQSQFIVSSFVEKLYGATAAKAATALVLWVAFASLFAVLLGYSRIPYAAAADGEFLPVFAKTHPTKQFPHVSLLILGGVGFVFSLLFRLGEVISAILAMRILVQFVGQAVGLVLLRRRRGTQGLPFKMPLYPLPVVVAVVVWLWVFGSIKDGAVLYENADTRIFLPFQVAALLMMAVGSVVFLLWSRRLGRWPFANRVAASKPGS, encoded by the coding sequence ATGGCTGCACCTTCTACTGATCCTATAGATCCTACTGCCACCACTGCTCCCCTCCGTCGTCGGCTGGGGCTGGTGCAGGCTACCGCCCTCAACATGATTGACATGGTGGGCATTGGTCCCTTCGTCACGCTACCGCTGGTGATGGGGTTCATGGGGCCAAACTTTCTGCTGGGCTGGCTGGCCGGCGCGGTACTGGCCCTGGTTGATGGCTTGATTTGGAGTGAGTTGGGCGCGGCCTATCCGGAGGCAGGTGGGTCCTACCGGTTTCTGAAGCTAGCCTACGGCGAACAGAAATGGGGCCGGCTCATGTCGTTTCTGTACGTGTGGCAAACGCTGGTGCAGGCGCCGTTGGTGGTGGCATCAGGCGCTATCGGCTTTGCGCAATACTTCAGCTACCTGGTTCCCCTCAACGACACCTGGCAGCCCAAACTAGTGTCGGGTACGGTGGTGCTGCTGCTGATTGCGCTGCTCTACCGCCGCATTGATGATATTGGGCGCCTGGGAGTCATGCTGTGGGTGGGCGTGCTCGGGCTGATGGGCTGGCTGATTTTCGGGGGCCTCACACACACCACATACGAAGTGGCCTGGCTGCCAGAAGGCGGTTTGTCGGGGTTGATTTCCTGGCACGATGGCCAACTGACGGGCTTGCTGCTTTCGGCCGCATTGGGGCAGGCCGCCGTCAAAACCATCTACTCGTATTTGGGCTACTACAACGTGTGCCACCTGGGCGGCGAGATAATCAACCCGCAGCAGGTAATTCCACGCAGTATTTTCCTGAGCATTCTGGGTATCATGGTGTTGTACTTGCTGCTCAACTGGAGCGTGGGTACCGTTGTTCCGTGGCAGGAAGCCAGCCAGTCGCAGTTTATTGTTAGCTCGTTTGTGGAAAAGCTCTACGGCGCTACGGCGGCCAAAGCCGCTACGGCGTTGGTGCTGTGGGTGGCGTTTGCGTCGCTCTTCGCGGTGCTACTGGGCTACTCGCGCATTCCGTACGCCGCCGCCGCTGATGGCGAGTTTCTGCCGGTTTTCGCTAAAACCCACCCCACCAAGCAGTTTCCCCACGTGTCGTTGCTGATTCTGGGAGGAGTGGGCTTCGTGTTTAGTTTGCTGTTCCGGCTGGGCGAGGTGATCAGCGCCATCCTGGCCATGCGGATTCTGGTGCAGTTTGTGGGGCAGGCGGTAGGGCTGGTGCTGCTGCGCCGGCGCCGGGGCACCCAGGGCCTGCCGTTCAAAATGCCACTCTACCCGCTGCCCGTGGTAGTGGCCGTTGTGGTGTGGTTGTGGGTGTTCGGGAGCATCAAGGATGGCGCCGTGCTCTACGAAAACGCGGATACGCGCATCTTTCTACCGTTTCAAGTGGCGGCGTTGCTGATGATGGCAGTTGGGTCGGTGGTGTTTCTGCTTTGGAGCCGGCGGTTAGGCCGGTGGCCGTTTGCCAATCGGGTAGCCGCCAGCAAACCCGGTAGCTAG
- the crcB gene encoding fluoride efflux transporter CrcB, whose amino-acid sequence MLRLLAVVATGGAVGSVARYLLQLAVARHFTTPFPLGTLLVNVLGCLLIGLFYALAEKGTISTPELRLLLTTGFCGGFTTFSTFSYETLTLFENGEYVLVALYLAGSVFLGLLATFAGVALVRAL is encoded by the coding sequence ATGCTTCGACTTCTAGCTGTTGTTGCCACTGGTGGAGCGGTGGGCAGTGTAGCGCGCTACTTGTTGCAGCTGGCGGTGGCGCGCCACTTTACCACGCCGTTTCCGCTGGGTACGTTGCTGGTTAATGTGTTAGGCTGCTTGCTTATTGGCTTGTTCTACGCCCTAGCGGAAAAGGGCACCATAAGTACGCCCGAGCTACGCCTGTTGCTCACCACAGGCTTTTGCGGTGGCTTCACCACGTTTTCCACCTTCTCCTACGAAACCCTGACTCTGTTTGAAAACGGCGAGTACGTGCTGGTGGCGCTGTACCTAGCAGGCAGCGTGTTCTTGGGCTTATTGGCCACGTTTGCGGGGGTGGCGCTGGTGCGGGCGCTGTAG
- a CDS encoding EamA family transporter: protein MWWTYALLSAVFAALTAILAKVGIKGVNSDLATAIRTVVILLVAWGIVLARGSAADVYTLTPRNWLFLGLSGVATGLSWIFYFKALQLGKVSQVAPVDKLSVAIAIVLSVLFLGEALTLKAALGAALIIGGTLVLIL from the coding sequence ATGTGGTGGACGTATGCTTTGCTCTCGGCTGTATTTGCGGCGCTTACGGCCATACTAGCCAAAGTTGGTATCAAAGGCGTCAACTCCGACTTGGCCACGGCCATTCGCACGGTAGTTATTCTGTTGGTGGCTTGGGGCATTGTGCTGGCTCGGGGCAGTGCCGCGGACGTGTACACCCTCACTCCCCGCAACTGGCTGTTTCTAGGGCTGTCAGGTGTGGCTACCGGCTTGTCTTGGATCTTCTATTTCAAGGCGTTGCAGCTAGGTAAGGTGTCGCAGGTGGCTCCTGTAGACAAGCTCAGCGTGGCTATTGCCATTGTGTTGTCGGTGTTGTTTTTGGGTGAGGCGCTCACGCTGAAAGCGGCCCTCGGCGCGGCCCTTATTATTGGCGGCACGCTGGTATTGATTCTGTGA
- a CDS encoding GNAT family N-acetyltransferase translates to MLSIRLATPSDLPAILGIVRRVVPFMQANGNQQWSADYPNEAVFQEDIRQQQLWVAELDGGALAGMAALTNNAQDAEYAQADWDPSTPAVVTHRLAVDPAAQGQGVAAALLQQAEALAHQWGLNTLRVDTNSENAATQRLFPKLGYRFAGEITLAFRPGLRFFCYEKTL, encoded by the coding sequence ATGCTTTCAATCCGTCTCGCTACCCCTTCCGATCTACCAGCCATCCTGGGTATTGTCCGCCGCGTGGTTCCCTTCATGCAAGCCAATGGCAACCAGCAATGGTCTGCCGACTACCCCAATGAAGCTGTTTTTCAGGAGGATATCCGTCAGCAGCAACTGTGGGTGGCAGAGCTTGACGGTGGCGCGTTAGCCGGCATGGCGGCTCTTACCAACAACGCACAGGATGCCGAGTACGCCCAAGCCGATTGGGACCCAAGCACCCCGGCCGTTGTGACGCACCGGTTGGCTGTGGACCCCGCAGCCCAGGGCCAGGGAGTGGCGGCAGCCCTGTTGCAGCAAGCCGAGGCGCTGGCGCACCAATGGGGGTTGAACACCTTACGCGTGGACACCAACTCGGAAAACGCCGCCACTCAACGCCTGTTCCCCAAGCTAGGTTACCGATTTGCGGGCGAAATCACGCTGGCTTTCCGCCCTGGTCTGCGCTTCTTCTGCTACGAGAAGACATTGTAG
- the hemB gene encoding porphobilinogen synthase — protein sequence MPNVPIHRPRRNRKSQVIRDMVQETRLTTHDFIYPVFLIEGQSQALEIHSMPGVYRFTADRLIDEIGRCVELGIKSFAPFPAINDALKDRLAKESTNPEGLYLRTVADIKRQFPEVAIMTDVAMDPYSSDGHDGVVDVDSGEILNDASLEILGQMALAQARAGADIIGPSDMMDGRVGWIRDVLDSNGFSHVSIMSYTAKYASAFYGPFRDALDSAPKKGDKKSYQMNYANRLEALRELALDEAEGADMVMIKPALSYLDIIREVKNATTLPVTAYNISGEYAMVKAAAQNGWIDGEKAMMEVLTSIKRAGADAILTYFAKEAADVLRRG from the coding sequence ATGCCCAACGTCCCTATACACCGTCCGCGTCGTAACCGCAAGTCTCAGGTTATCCGCGACATGGTACAGGAAACTCGCCTCACGACCCACGACTTTATTTACCCGGTTTTCCTGATTGAAGGTCAGAGCCAGGCCCTCGAAATTCACTCGATGCCGGGTGTATACCGCTTCACTGCCGACCGGCTTATCGACGAAATCGGGCGTTGCGTGGAGTTGGGTATCAAAAGTTTCGCGCCGTTTCCAGCCATCAATGATGCGCTAAAAGACCGGCTCGCCAAAGAATCAACCAACCCCGAGGGGCTGTACCTGCGCACCGTGGCCGACATCAAGCGGCAGTTTCCGGAGGTGGCCATTATGACCGACGTAGCCATGGACCCCTACTCCTCTGACGGCCACGATGGCGTGGTAGATGTGGATTCGGGGGAGATACTAAACGATGCTTCCTTGGAAATTCTCGGGCAAATGGCGTTGGCGCAGGCCCGCGCTGGCGCCGACATCATCGGGCCGAGCGACATGATGGACGGCCGCGTTGGCTGGATTCGGGACGTGCTCGACAGCAACGGTTTCTCGCACGTGAGCATCATGAGCTACACGGCCAAGTACGCCTCGGCCTTTTACGGTCCCTTCCGCGACGCGCTGGATTCGGCCCCCAAAAAAGGCGACAAGAAATCATATCAGATGAATTACGCCAACCGCCTCGAAGCTCTGCGCGAACTAGCGCTAGACGAGGCCGAAGGTGCTGACATGGTGATGATAAAGCCGGCATTAAGCTACCTCGACATCATCCGAGAAGTGAAAAACGCCACCACCTTACCCGTTACGGCCTACAACATTTCGGGCGAGTACGCCATGGTGAAAGCCGCCGCCCAAAACGGCTGGATCGACGGCGAGAAAGCCATGATGGAAGTGTTGACCAGCATCAAGCGCGCGGGCGCCGACGCCATCCTCACGTACTTCGCCAAGGAAGCCGCCGACGTACTGCGCCGCGGCTAA